The Arcanobacterium wilhelmae region CATGCGCATCAGTTTAATGTTTTACAAATCACCATGCCAGACGACATATCTCACGGAAACGAGTTGAGGGTGGCACGGACACACCGGCCACCCTCAACTCGCCAATCGCCGTGCTTACGGCAGGTAGTACGTGGGGTTTGGAAGCTTGTAAGCAGTATCCGAGTGCCCACCGATCAGATCCGAATACTGATCGCCGAAGTTCCCAACGATCGTGTAGCCAAGATCCTTCTCAATATGGGCGCGCGTGCCAGCCTTGAACTCCACCGTGGTGCACTTCGCACCGGCACACTTAATGTACGACGGCATTTTCGCCGGATCCGACGACGGCTTCGTGAAGTACAAGCCATCGGTGAACTCGGTGTAGCCAACGGCACGGAGGTTACGCAGCGTCCACGCCTTCTGCGACGTCGAACGCCCGGTCAGTCCGATAATCTCACACCCCGCATCCTTGGCAACCTTGACGAGTTTCACCATGCCAGGGGTTGCCGGCATATCGTTCTTCTCCAGGTATGCCTGCTGGAACTGCGGCGTGAAGCTGAACTCCATCGCCTCCTCCATGTCGTATGTCCATACCGTCGTGTCGTCCGCATCGAGCGTGATGGCAGGCTTCTTCCCTTCCGCGACAGCTGCACGGCACGCTTGCGCGACCTTCGCGCTCGCGTCCTGCGTCACCTTCGCCATCTCCGTCAAATATGGAGACTTTTCCTTGTCCGCAACGTACGCACCGGCGTCGTTCTTGTGAGCATTGTAGTAAGCGCGAATCGTGGCCTTCACAACGTCCATGTTCGGAAATCTGTATCTTTCACGCCAGCCTTCGCACCGCTCGAGCCATCAGGAAGGAGCGTGTAAGTTCCTTCGCTCGGCGCCATTCCGGCGGCAGCATCCTTTGCTTCCCATTCCTTGTTCAGGTTCGGGCTCGGCAGATAGTATGTGGCGTTCGGAAGCTTCACCCAGTGGAGTGCCGCGCCTCCCTGGAGATCCGACCACTGATCGCCGAAGTTACCTGCGATCACATAGCCGAGGTCGTCTTGGATGTGGCGGCGCGTTCCTGCCTTGAAGGCTGCCGTGGAGCACTTGCCCTTGGCCACGTCGCAGAAGCCCTGCTTCACGAGGTACTCGGGCATCTTGGCCCCGTTATCGAACTTGGTGAAGTACTTATCCGAGGTGAAGATCGGCGAGCCATCTGCATCCACGTAACCAACATTCAACAGATTCGCCAGGGTGGCGTCCTTCTGGGAATCCTTGCGTCCGGTGAGGCCGATGATCTCGCAGCCCGCAGCCTTCACTTCCTTGACAAGCTTC contains the following coding sequences:
- a CDS encoding HAD family acid phosphatase, translated to MDVVKATIRAYYNAHKNDAGAYVADKEKSPYLTEMAKVTQDASAKVAQACRAAVAEGKKPAITLDADDTTVWTYDMEEAMEFSFTPQFQQAYLEKNDMPATPGMVKLVKVAKDAGCEIIGLTGRSTSQKAWTLRNLRAVGYTEFTDGLYFTKPSSDPAKMPSYIKCAGAKCTTVEFKAGTRAHIEKDLGYTIVGNFGDQYSDLIGGHSDTAYKLPNPTYYLP